One part of the Candidatus Methylomirabilis tolerans genome encodes these proteins:
- a CDS encoding acyl-CoA dehydrogenase family protein — MTTAKPELVAGGSFLIRDTPPQEVFTPEELSEEQQMMRKLTHEFIEAEVKPRIEQIEHQDWDLTLQLLRKAGELGLLSVDIPTKYGGLGLDLITSTVIAEQMIEGGSFALSALDHSGIGSLPIAWFGNAEQKARYLPLLATGAKIGSYALTEPSSGSDALSAKTKAVLSPDGKLYILNGTKQFITNAAFADLYITYAKVDGDKFTAFIIDKDTPGVTLGPEEKKMGIKGTSTRSVVLENAMVPVENLLYEIGRGHKVAFDLLNIGRLKLGAGCMGVCKLALREAAWYAKQRTQFGQPIASFGLIQKKLAEMAIRTYVAESMVYRTAGLIERNVSGIDQEDERAGLETAKGVEEYAVECSINKVYASETLDYVADETVQIFGGYGYIADFPAERIYRDARINRLFEGTNEINRLLIPTTLFRRALQGRLPLFMATQKLLTDLITYSPSQEEPPRGHLGEQIRLLRLAKKIALMVAGAAAQKYRERLADEQEILGVLSDLVIELFAMESALLRALKSAERDGEGPAEAKSDMVKVYISDAFARIDLLAKEGLASMEEGDALWTQLSALKKLTRYAPCNSTRLRRAIARRIIDAEGYRV, encoded by the coding sequence ATGACGACGGCAAAGCCTGAACTCGTTGCGGGCGGTAGCTTCCTCATTCGGGATACACCTCCTCAGGAGGTCTTCACGCCTGAAGAGCTGAGCGAGGAACAGCAGATGATGCGGAAGCTGACCCACGAGTTCATCGAGGCCGAGGTCAAGCCGAGGATCGAGCAGATCGAACACCAGGATTGGGATCTGACACTTCAGCTCCTCAGGAAGGCCGGTGAGTTGGGACTGCTGTCGGTGGATATCCCGACAAAGTACGGCGGCTTGGGGCTGGACCTGATCACCTCTACGGTCATCGCCGAGCAGATGATTGAGGGTGGCTCCTTTGCTCTCTCGGCGTTGGACCACTCAGGAATTGGATCGCTCCCAATCGCTTGGTTCGGCAATGCCGAGCAGAAGGCCCGGTACCTGCCACTGCTTGCCACCGGGGCCAAGATCGGCTCCTATGCGCTCACGGAGCCTAGCTCCGGCTCTGATGCGCTCAGCGCCAAAACGAAGGCAGTCCTCTCGCCTGATGGGAAGCTGTATATCCTGAACGGCACGAAACAGTTCATCACGAACGCCGCCTTTGCCGATCTGTACATTACCTATGCCAAGGTAGACGGCGACAAGTTCACCGCCTTTATCATCGACAAGGACACGCCCGGCGTCACCCTGGGACCGGAAGAAAAAAAGATGGGGATCAAGGGGACCTCCACAAGGAGCGTGGTCCTGGAGAATGCGATGGTCCCCGTGGAAAACCTCCTCTACGAGATCGGCAGGGGACATAAGGTTGCCTTCGACCTGTTGAACATCGGTCGACTCAAGCTCGGAGCCGGCTGCATGGGTGTCTGCAAACTGGCTCTGCGCGAGGCGGCCTGGTACGCGAAACAGCGCACACAATTCGGACAACCGATCGCCTCCTTCGGCCTCATCCAGAAAAAGCTGGCCGAGATGGCGATTCGGACCTATGTCGCCGAGTCGATGGTCTATCGGACTGCCGGCTTGATCGAGCGGAACGTATCAGGTATCGACCAGGAGGACGAGCGAGCGGGGCTCGAGACCGCCAAGGGCGTCGAGGAGTACGCCGTTGAGTGCTCCATCAACAAGGTCTATGCCTCCGAGACCCTCGATTACGTCGCTGACGAAACCGTCCAGATCTTCGGCGGCTACGGCTACATCGCGGACTTTCCGGCTGAGCGGATCTATCGGGATGCCAGAATCAACCGACTCTTCGAGGGAACCAACGAGATCAACCGATTGTTGATCCCTACGACGCTCTTCCGGCGAGCGCTGCAGGGGCGACTGCCGCTCTTCATGGCGACTCAGAAGCTGCTGACTGATCTGATCACCTACAGCCCGAGTCAGGAAGAGCCACCCAGGGGCCACCTTGGTGAGCAGATCCGCCTGCTCCGGTTAGCGAAGAAGATCGCGTTGATGGTTGCTGGAGCCGCCGCCCAGAAGTATCGCGAGCGACTTGCAGATGAGCAGGAGATCCTGGGGGTGCTGAGCGATCTGGTGATCGAGCTGTTTGCCATGGAGAGCGCTCTGCTCCGCGCGCTGAAGTCGGCAGAGCGGGATGGGGAGGGCCCGGCAGAAGCGAAATCGGATATGGTCAAGGTCTACATAAGTGACGCTTTCGCCAGGATCGACTTGCTGGCCAAGGAGGGCCTGGCCTCAATGGAGGAGGGTGATGCCCTCTGGACACAGCTCAGCGCCCTGAAGAAGTTGACCCGTTACGCACCGTGCAACAGTACCCGCCTGCGCAGGGCTATCGCCAGACGCATCATCGACGCGGAGGGCTATCGGGTCTAA
- a CDS encoding molybdenum cofactor biosynthesis protein MoaE, producing MLEITDQPLSLEPLVNAVRRSSSGAVATFLGVVREQTRGRQVRYLEYEAYREMAIPKMREIADEIHQKWKVDEVAMTHRIGHLQVGEASVAIAVSAPHRHEALAACAYAIDRLKEIVPIWKKEVWTDGEEWVGPGTCDHH from the coding sequence ATGCTTGAAATCACCGATCAGCCACTTTCGCTCGAGCCGCTTGTGAATGCCGTAAGACGGTCGAGTTCCGGGGCCGTCGCGACCTTCCTCGGTGTGGTGCGAGAGCAGACGCGAGGCCGACAGGTCCGCTACTTGGAGTATGAAGCCTACCGGGAGATGGCGATCCCCAAGATGCGCGAGATCGCCGATGAGATCCACCAGAAATGGAAGGTGGACGAGGTCGCCATGACGCACCGGATCGGCCATCTGCAGGTCGGCGAGGCAAGCGTCGCCATCGCAGTCTCTGCCCCTCACCGCCACGAAGCGCTCGCCGCCTGCGCCTACGCGATCGACCGCTTGAAAGAGATCGTGCCGATCTGGAAGAAGGAGGTCTGGACGGATGGTGAAGAGTGGGTCGGTCCAGGCACCTGCGACCATCATTAA
- a CDS encoding MoaD/ThiS family protein, giving the protein MNVRVRCFAAVREIIGVGELVVDLPEESTLIQLINRLQCQFPRLQGLTGSLLFSVNREYAPIDKRLAAGDEVALIPPVSGGTDA; this is encoded by the coding sequence ATGAATGTTCGAGTACGATGTTTCGCAGCCGTTCGTGAGATTATCGGGGTCGGCGAACTGGTCGTTGACCTGCCGGAGGAGAGCACGCTGATTCAGCTCATAAACCGACTTCAATGCCAGTTCCCGAGGTTGCAGGGGCTGACCGGGTCGCTCCTGTTTTCAGTCAACCGAGAGTATGCTCCTATTGATAAGAGGTTGGCAGCGGGGGATGAGGTTGCCTTAATCCCCCCTGTGAGTGGGGGAACCGATGCTTGA
- a CDS encoding acetyl-CoA C-acyltransferase, which produces MKEAVIVAAARTAVGKAPRGTLSATPPTEMAAAVIADLMTRAPGLAPEEVEDVIIGCAFPEAEQGMNIARVAALRAGLPHAVPGQTVNRFCSSGLQTIAIAAERIMAGFADVIIAGGAESMSMVPMSGNTYAPDPYLAEHYPAVYISMGNGAEHLVQAYKVSREDQDGFALQSHLKAAAAIREGRFKDEIVPLTVVKRTFGGQGASNVATDEVIFDTDEGVRYDTSAEALAKLPSVFHKSGTVTAGNSSQTSDGAAAVLVMSREKAERLGLTPLAFFRGFAVAGVPPELFGIGPVEAVPKALKLAGLTLDQIDLIELNEAFAAQALAVIRELNLPTDRLNVNGGAIALGHPLGCTGAKLTATLLHEMARRDARYGMVTMCIGGGMGAAGIFERV; this is translated from the coding sequence ATGAAAGAGGCGGTGATTGTGGCAGCGGCGAGAACAGCGGTGGGCAAGGCGCCGCGCGGGACGCTCAGCGCCACGCCTCCGACCGAGATGGCGGCGGCTGTGATCGCCGATCTAATGACGCGCGCGCCGGGATTAGCGCCGGAAGAGGTCGAGGATGTGATCATCGGCTGCGCCTTCCCGGAGGCCGAACAGGGTATGAATATAGCAAGGGTGGCGGCACTGCGGGCGGGACTACCGCACGCCGTCCCTGGGCAGACGGTCAACCGCTTCTGCTCCTCGGGACTGCAGACCATCGCCATAGCAGCCGAGCGAATTATGGCCGGCTTTGCCGACGTCATCATTGCCGGCGGGGCCGAAAGCATGAGCATGGTCCCGATGAGCGGGAATACCTACGCGCCAGACCCCTACCTCGCTGAGCATTATCCGGCTGTCTACATCTCGATGGGCAACGGCGCAGAACACCTCGTGCAGGCGTACAAGGTGAGCCGAGAGGATCAGGACGGCTTCGCGCTCCAAAGCCATCTCAAGGCGGCAGCCGCCATCCGGGAGGGCCGATTCAAGGATGAGATCGTCCCGCTCACCGTTGTGAAGAGGACATTCGGAGGCCAGGGTGCGTCGAACGTCGCCACCGATGAGGTGATCTTCGATACCGACGAGGGGGTTCGGTACGACACTTCCGCCGAGGCGCTCGCCAAGCTTCCGTCGGTATTCCACAAGAGCGGCACCGTCACCGCCGGTAATTCATCGCAGACCAGCGACGGCGCGGCCGCCGTGCTGGTCATGTCGAGGGAGAAAGCGGAACGGTTGGGGCTTACGCCGCTTGCATTTTTCCGAGGCTTCGCCGTCGCGGGCGTCCCGCCGGAGCTCTTTGGGATTGGGCCGGTCGAGGCGGTTCCTAAGGCGCTCAAACTGGCGGGCCTCACCCTTGACCAGATCGACCTGATCGAACTGAACGAGGCGTTTGCCGCGCAGGCCCTTGCCGTCATCCGGGAACTGAACCTGCCTACCGATCGGCTGAACGTCAACGGCGGCGCGATCGCTCTGGGTCATCCGCTCGGATGTACCGGCGCGAAGCTAACGGCCACGTTGCTGCACGAGATGGCGCGTCGAGATGCCCGCTATGGTATGGTTACAATGTGTATCGGCGGAGGGATGGGCGCAGCCGGCATCTTCGAAAGGGTATAG
- a CDS encoding enoyl-CoA hydratase/isomerase family protein yields the protein MSSAIKRVAVLGAGVMGSGIAAHLANAGIPAFLLDIVPPELSDEDRRKGLSRESSAFRNRFAAKGLDAALKASPPAFFSTKDARLITIGNIDDHLGRLSEVDWIIEAAPERLEIKQALFAKVEAHRRSGTLISSNTSGIPIRLLAEGRSDDFRRHFLGTHFFNPPRYMKLLELIPGPDTLPEVMQRMATFAERTLGKGIVFARDTPNFIANRIAAFGLFTAMRLMIEGDYSIEEVDRLTGSAIGRPKTATFRTADLVGLDTVAHIAAYMADALPDAPERAAYTLPPFLLELVKRGWVGEKAGQGFYKRVKGTNGSDILVLDYNTMEYRQQRPVAFPTLDMTQGIEEPAERLRTLAYADDRAGRYVWQLLRDTLLYAADRIPEIADDIGTVDQAMKLGFGWELGPFELWDALGVKKASARIAQEGKPLPPLVTALLQSGVESFYRREAGQQHAFDLGAAKQVEILARPGIIHLRTLHERQQVIASNPGASLLDLGDGVACLQFHSKNNAVGPDILQMIQMSVQHCAERFDALVIGNQGRHFCVGANLMTLLFEAQEENWDDIELMIRTFQGANMALKLSEKPVVAAPFSMTLGGGCEICLHTARIRAAAETYIGLVEVGVGLIPAAGGCKEMLLRTLDGIPEGAEVDLLPFFRHAFETIAFARVSTSAKDAQRLGYLRRTDGFTMNQDHLLHDAKQVALGLVAEGYIPPQPRDDIRVLGTRAIAAAETQLYNMKCGGYISDHDELIARKLAGVLAGGDVAPRTLVTEQYLLDLEREAFLSLCGERKTQERIQHMLKTGKPLRN from the coding sequence ATGTCATCAGCCATCAAGCGGGTAGCGGTTCTTGGGGCGGGCGTGATGGGAAGCGGCATCGCCGCCCATCTGGCAAATGCCGGTATCCCAGCCTTTCTCCTCGATATCGTCCCGCCGGAGCTAAGCGACGAAGATCGGCGCAAAGGACTGAGCAGGGAAAGCTCTGCGTTCCGCAATCGCTTTGCAGCCAAAGGCCTTGACGCCGCCCTCAAGGCCTCACCGCCCGCCTTCTTCTCGACCAAAGACGCCCGCCTGATTACTATCGGGAATATCGACGATCATCTCGGGCGGCTCTCTGAGGTCGACTGGATCATCGAGGCGGCCCCCGAACGGCTCGAGATCAAACAGGCGCTCTTCGCCAAGGTTGAAGCCCACCGTAGATCGGGAACCCTCATCAGCAGCAATACCTCGGGGATCCCGATCCGGCTGTTGGCCGAGGGACGGTCTGACGACTTCCGTCGGCACTTTCTCGGCACGCACTTCTTTAATCCTCCGCGGTATATGAAACTCCTCGAACTGATCCCCGGCCCCGACACACTCCCAGAGGTGATGCAGCGGATGGCGACCTTTGCAGAACGGACGCTGGGTAAGGGGATCGTCTTCGCCAGGGATACTCCCAACTTTATCGCGAATCGGATTGCCGCCTTCGGCCTCTTCACTGCCATGCGACTGATGATTGAGGGTGACTATTCAATCGAAGAGGTGGACCGGCTGACCGGAAGCGCGATCGGTCGCCCCAAGACCGCCACGTTTCGGACAGCCGACCTCGTTGGCCTTGATACTGTGGCGCATATTGCCGCCTATATGGCCGACGCTCTCCCGGACGCCCCGGAACGGGCGGCCTATACTCTTCCGCCGTTCCTGCTGGAGTTGGTGAAACGCGGCTGGGTGGGCGAGAAGGCCGGGCAGGGATTCTACAAGCGGGTCAAAGGAACCAATGGAAGCGATATCCTGGTCCTCGATTACAACACGATGGAGTACCGGCAGCAGCGCCCAGTAGCCTTCCCCACACTCGACATGACTCAGGGGATTGAGGAGCCCGCGGAGCGACTCCGAACGCTTGCTTATGCCGATGACCGCGCCGGTCGTTACGTGTGGCAGCTCTTACGGGATACCCTGCTCTACGCTGCCGATCGGATCCCTGAGATCGCTGATGACATCGGCACTGTGGACCAAGCCATGAAGTTGGGCTTCGGCTGGGAGCTGGGGCCGTTCGAGCTCTGGGACGCACTGGGGGTCAAGAAGGCGAGCGCCCGGATAGCACAAGAGGGCAAGCCGCTTCCCCCGCTGGTAACCGCACTGCTTCAAAGCGGCGTCGAGAGCTTCTACCGTCGCGAGGCGGGACAGCAGCACGCCTTTGACCTAGGGGCGGCCAAACAGGTTGAGATCTTGGCGCGACCCGGGATCATTCATCTCCGCACGTTGCATGAGCGGCAGCAGGTAATCGCCAGCAATCCCGGCGCATCGCTGCTCGACCTGGGGGATGGCGTCGCCTGCCTGCAGTTTCACTCTAAGAACAACGCCGTCGGCCCTGATATCCTCCAGATGATCCAGATGAGCGTGCAACATTGCGCCGAGCGATTCGACGCCTTGGTGATCGGCAACCAGGGGAGGCACTTCTGTGTCGGCGCGAACCTGATGACCCTCCTCTTCGAGGCCCAGGAGGAGAACTGGGACGACATCGAACTGATGATCCGGACCTTTCAAGGCGCCAACATGGCGCTCAAGCTTTCCGAGAAGCCGGTGGTCGCAGCCCCATTCTCTATGACCCTCGGCGGCGGGTGCGAAATCTGTCTGCACACCGCGAGGATCCGTGCCGCTGCCGAAACCTACATCGGGCTCGTAGAGGTGGGCGTCGGCCTGATTCCGGCCGCAGGAGGCTGTAAGGAGATGCTACTCCGAACTCTGGACGGTATCCCGGAAGGGGCGGAGGTAGACCTGCTGCCGTTCTTCCGGCATGCCTTCGAAACGATCGCCTTCGCCAGGGTCTCCACTAGCGCGAAGGATGCGCAACGGCTGGGCTATCTGAGGCGAACAGACGGTTTCACGATGAACCAGGATCACCTGTTGCACGACGCAAAGCAGGTGGCGCTTGGATTAGTTGCTGAAGGATATATTCCACCTCAGCCGAGAGATGACATCAGGGTTCTGGGGACGCGCGCCATCGCCGCAGCCGAAACGCAGTTGTATAATATGAAGTGTGGGGGGTATATCAGCGATCATGACGAGCTGATCGCTAGAAAGTTGGCCGGCGTCCTAGCCGGCGGCGATGTGGCCCCCAGAACCTTAGTGACCGAGCAGTATCTTCTGGATCTGGAGCGGGAGGCGTTTCTCAGTCTGTGCGGTGAACGGAAGACTCAGGAACGGATACAACATATGCTGAAAACCGGCAAGCCGCTCAGAAACTGA